CAAGGAGTTTTGGTCTCTTAGAGCACCCTCAAATCTTCATAAACCGGGCATGACCTTCAGGCAATCTTAATTTGTGACTAAAGCTGACTGTTGCTATGTTACAGGGTAGTGAAATAGAAAGTTGTAGATGAAATGATTAACACGACTGTGATAGTGTGTTAGAATGTTGTTTCTCTTCTGTTTGGGAGATATGCTTAATAACTTATTTACAACATGTAATCATGAAAATTATGGTACCAGTAAAACTCTATTTGATTTAAATCTATAGACCAAGCAATGAAAACAGTTGTGTGAAATAGTCATGCAGGCAATGAATGATTCGTTCTGAATATTCTACAACAACTTGGAGTATTCAATTATCCATTTTTGTAAAACGCAAGGGTCGGCCTTAATTAGATGATGGACCATCTATTgttgtgttttttttgtttttttcatgaGTTTGTCTTTTGATTGAACGAATATTACAACAATGTCTGGAAAAGCAATAGGTATAGATTTAGGAACAACATATTCATGTGTAGGAGTATGGTTGCCACAAGAAAATCGTGTTGAGATCATTCCTGATGATCAAGGAAATCGCACTACTCCTTCTTATGTTGCTTTTAATGAGACTGAACGTATGATTGGTGATGCTGCTAAAAATCAAGCTGCTAAAAATCCTACCAACTCCATTTACGGTAAGCTTTTTTGCGTCTTTTCACCAATTTTGGTATCGGATTTTCATGAACATGTTTGTTATGCTACAATTTTGTACTCATGTTCTTTGATTTCCATTATGCTTTTAGGCTTAGTTTCGtgatcataaagagttgattcTGTTGAACATCAGGGGTTGGTAGGGTAGATTTCTCGGATTATCTTGGACACACAAAGTGAACAAAAGTTTGAACATCTTATGAAGTTTAGCACCTTATTTGGTAGCATTTTGGAGGGGGAAAAAGAGagcaaaaatcaaaaagaatctCTCAAAGATTAAGTGGAGTGGGGGAAGTTAATGACTTGAATTTAGGGCCTGGTAAAAGAACACCGGCTAAAAAAAGTTAGTAATGCTGTGATTTTTCTGGTGCGGTCTAAGAATCTGTTATCAGTTGTCTAGAGTACTGCTCAATCCAGTTTGTATAGTGTTGGAAAGGCTTTCTTACTTTCCCTGCACCTGTGTTGCACTATTTTGTGCAtctttcttctctattttctgttttctttttgtgCTTTCTAAGCACTGCACCTTGCAATAACATTTTAACCTTGAGaattcaaaaattaaataaaattcatgtttcttgatttttgttgagaAAGGCGTGGAGGAGTCCAGGTCTTGTAACACCCTTGACTAATCCTTATGGACTGGGTGTGTGATGTTACTCATCGAAGTCTGGTTATAGGCCTCTCTTATTGTGGTTGGCTGCGAATCAGACTCACCACTTTGTCAGGACAGTGTGGAGCTATAAGTCCCACCCCTTTCGTGGTCATTGATgtattctttttgttttctagattgcTGATGTGTGTATTCATGATATCTTGTAGTGAAATCTCgtgagttttaatttttttttattctctcaATTGCTAGATAATTTTTGTTCTTGCATGAGAATATAAATATTATGAACTCATGGCTCTTAGAGTTGGCATCTCAAGATCGCTTCTTTTGTTTTGTAGATGTGAAACGCTTAATTGGTAGAAAAATCGGCGATAGCTTTATTCAGAGTGATATCATATTATGGCCCTTCAAAGTCATTGCTGGCCTAGACAAGAAACCCATGATTCAAGTCAGTTACAAGAGCAAGGATATACAGTTCTCAGCTGAGCAAATCTCAGCCATGATTCTCACTAGGATGCGAGAAACTGCTGAAGCTTATCTAAGTGGAATCGTCAAGAACGCTGTTATTACCGTCCCTGCTTACTTTAATGATTCTCAGCGTCAAGCTACCAAGGATGCTGGTAAAATTGCTGGCCTCAATGTACTTCGAGTCATCAATGAACCAACGGCAGCTGGTATTGCTTATGGTCTTGATAAGAAAGCGTCTGGTGTTGGTGCGGAGAGTCTTCTTATCTTTGATCTTGGTGGTGGTACTTTTGATGTTTCAATACTCACCATTGATCAGGGCATTTTTAAAGTCAAGGCTACATCTGGAGATACACATCTTGGAGGAGAGGATTTTGATAACAGGATGGTGTATCACTTTCTTCATGAGTTCAATACGAAGTACAAGAAGGATCTTAGTGGAAATCCAAAGGCTGTTAGGAGGTTGAAATCATCTTGCGAGAGAGCAAAGAGGGACCTCTCATCAAATGTTCGGGCAACCATTGAAATTGATGCTCTATATGAAGGAGTTGATTTTTATACATCCATTACTCGTGCTAAATTTGAACAGTTGAACTTGGATTTGTTTTTGAAATGTATGGAACCAGTTGAGAAGTGTTTGAATGATGCTAAGATGGACAAGAGAAGTATACACGAAGTTGTCCTCGTTGGTGGATCCACTAGAATCCCAAAGGTTCAGTCTCTATTGCAGGATTTCTTTAACGGGAAGGAACTGTGCAAGAGCATCAACCCTGACGAGGCTGTGGCTCATGGTGCTGCATTGCTAGCTGCTCAATTGAATGGTGAGAGTAATGAGATGGCGCAGGACTTCGTATTGTTGGATGTCACCGCTCtttctcttggtattgagacaAATGGAGGTGTTATGGATGTATTGATCTCAAGGAACACTACCATTCCTACCAAGGCGGAACATGTTTACAGTACCCGTGTGGACAATCAAAGTAGTGTGTTGATTAAGGTGTACGAGGGTGAGAGAACTAGTACTGGAGACAATAACTTGCTGGGTCAGTTCAAGTTAGGAGGAATTCCTCCAGCACCTCGTGGAGTTCCTCAGTTAACAGTATGTTTTGATATGGATGAAAACGGTATATTGAATGTATCTGCCACGGACAAGTCAACAGGGAACAAAAGTATGATCAAAATTACAAATAACAAAGGGAGGTTGTCTGATGCAGATATTAAAAGGTTGAGTAGTGAGGCCGAGAAGTACAATTCAGAAGATGAACAACATAGGAAGAGCGTGGAATCAAGGAACTCCTTTGAGAATTACGCATACAAGATGAGGGATAAGCTTAGTATCAGCAAAGGTAAGCTATCAGCATATGATAACATGAAGGTGAATTATGCAGTCAACAAAGCCCTTCATTGGTTAGATAGCAAACAACTAGCTGCCATAAGGGATGTTTACAATGAGATGAGGGAGTTAGAGACTGTATGCGATCCTATCATTAATAAGCTGAACCAGCAGAATGGTGTAGGTCCTTCAAACAGAGCTAGGAGCTCTATCGAGGATGTCGACTGAAGTTGGATCTTTCTTCTACTTTAGTTCAATAAATTTGCGCCGTCTTTTCAATCTTGAAGTCTTTACAATTCCTTTATTCAGATCATGTTTATAGTTCAGAACAGAGAAATAGTAAGTTTATACTTTTTGAAGTAAGTTTTTTTTACCTGTAAAAATTCAGAACAGAGAAATCCCTGTTTATGAGGCCTTCCGCTT
This is a stretch of genomic DNA from Papaver somniferum cultivar HN1 chromosome 1, ASM357369v1, whole genome shotgun sequence. It encodes these proteins:
- the LOC113320840 gene encoding heat shock cognate 70 kDa protein-like isoform X1; the encoded protein is MSGKAIGIDLGTTYSCVGVWLPQENRVEIIPDDQGNRTTPSYVAFNETERMIGDAAKNQAAKNPTNSIYDVKRLIGRKIGDSFIQSDIILWPFKVIAGLDKKPMIQVSYKSKDIQFSAEQISAMILTRMRETAEAYLSGIVKNAVITVPAYFNDSQRQATKDAGKIAGLNVLRVINEPTAAGIAYGLDKKASGVGAESLLIFDLGGGTFDVSILTIDQGIFKVKATSGDTHLGGEDFDNRMVYHFLHEFNTKYKKDLSGNPKAVRRLKSSCERAKRDLSSNVRATIEIDALYEGVDFYTSITRAKFEQLNLDLFLKCMEPVEKCLNDAKMDKRSIHEVVLVGGSTRIPKVQSLLQDFFNGKELCKSINPDEAVAHGAALLAAQLNGESNEMAQDFVLLDVTALSLGIETNGGVMDVLISRNTTIPTKAEHVYSTRVDNQSSVLIKVYEGERTSTGDNNLLGQFKLGGIPPAPRGVPQLTVCFDMDENGILNVSATDKSTGNKSMIKITNNKGRLSDADIKRLSSEAEKYNSEDEQHRKSVESRNSFENYAYKMRDKLSISKGKLSAYDNMKVNYAVNKALHWLDSKQLAAIRDVYNEMRELETVCDPIINKLNQQNGVGPSNRARSSIEDVD
- the LOC113320840 gene encoding probable mediator of RNA polymerase II transcription subunit 37c isoform X2 translates to MIQVSYKSKDIQFSAEQISAMILTRMRETAEAYLSGIVKNAVITVPAYFNDSQRQATKDAGKIAGLNVLRVINEPTAAGIAYGLDKKASGVGAESLLIFDLGGGTFDVSILTIDQGIFKVKATSGDTHLGGEDFDNRMVYHFLHEFNTKYKKDLSGNPKAVRRLKSSCERAKRDLSSNVRATIEIDALYEGVDFYTSITRAKFEQLNLDLFLKCMEPVEKCLNDAKMDKRSIHEVVLVGGSTRIPKVQSLLQDFFNGKELCKSINPDEAVAHGAALLAAQLNGESNEMAQDFVLLDVTALSLGIETNGGVMDVLISRNTTIPTKAEHVYSTRVDNQSSVLIKVYEGERTSTGDNNLLGQFKLGGIPPAPRGVPQLTVCFDMDENGILNVSATDKSTGNKSMIKITNNKGRLSDADIKRLSSEAEKYNSEDEQHRKSVESRNSFENYAYKMRDKLSISKGKLSAYDNMKVNYAVNKALHWLDSKQLAAIRDVYNEMRELETVCDPIINKLNQQNGVGPSNRARSSIEDVD